CGGGCTTGCGATGCGTTCTTCGTCGATCATCGCGACCAGCGTATTGACCGGCACGCCGCGCGCGGCGGCCGCGGCGCGCAACATGTCCCAGAACATCGGCTCGAGACTGATCGAGGTTTTGTGGCCGGCGATCTCGACCGAGCGCTTGACCGGGGGGTGGTAGGGAACAGGCACGCCGGGCGGTCTAGCCGACGCCCGCGGCGCTGTCGCCCGCCTTCAGTCCGCCGATTCGTCCTCCGGCGGAGGATTGGCGGCCACCAGGTGTGAGACGATCGCAGGATGCAGCGGGTCGCTGAAGCGAATGCCTGCAGAGCCCTCGGAAATCCATGCCATTTCTCCGCCGAGCGCTTCGAGGCCACCGATCTTGAGGGCCCAGCCGCTGCTGGCGGCCACGTACTGGTCGGCCATGCTGATCCGGCAGCCGGTGGCGGACAGGTCTTCGACTTGCACGGGAAAGCGCGCGCCTTTGCTCGACCGGATGCGGCCGTCGATCCGCGTATCAAACCGGGGTTCGGCGCGGCGGTCCCCGTGTATCGAATCCGTGCTCATCTGCTCCGTCCTGGCGATTGCTGGAAGAGCG
This region of Tsuneonella aeria genomic DNA includes:
- a CDS encoding ribbon-helix-helix domain-containing protein — translated: MPVPYHPPVKRSVEIAGHKTSISLEPMFWDMLRAAAAARGVPVNTLVAMIDEERIASPTPCGLAGAVRLWLVSQDTSRHPAKGA
- a CDS encoding PilZ domain-containing protein; protein product: MSTDSIHGDRRAEPRFDTRIDGRIRSSKGARFPVQVEDLSATGCRISMADQYVAASSGWALKIGGLEALGGEMAWISEGSAGIRFSDPLHPAIVSHLVAANPPPEDESAD